A genomic window from Silene latifolia isolate original U9 population chromosome 11, ASM4854445v1, whole genome shotgun sequence includes:
- the LOC141610601 gene encoding glutaredoxin-C9, which produces MHQALPYQTWHKTTSVGLKERPIKISGTRENMKRVVKENAVVVICRRGCCMSHVVTRLLLGLGVNPTVKEIDEEDEVLVRGELERVGSTGGELSFPAVFIGGTWFGGLDRVMATHITGELNPILRQAGALWL; this is translated from the coding sequence ATGCACCAGGCACTTCCCTACCAGACATGGCACAAGACGACGAGCGTTGGTCTTAAAGAAAGGCCAATCAAGATATCAGGTACGCGAGAAAATATGAAGAGGGTGGTAAAGGAGAACGCGGTAGTAGTAATATGTAGACGTGGGTGTTGCATGAGTCATGTTGTGACGCGTTTGTTGCTTGGGCTCGGTGTTAACCCTACGGTCAAAGAAATTGATGAGGAAGATGAAGTGTTGGTGAGGGGTGAGCTTGAGAGGGTGGGTTCCACAGGCGGCGAGTTGAGTTTTCCGGCGGTGTTTATTGGTGGTACGTGGTTTGGAGGGTTGGATAGAGTTATGGCTACACATATTACAGGGGAGCTTAACCCTATACTTCGTCAAGCTGGGGCCTTGTGGCTTTGA
- the LOC141612577 gene encoding uncharacterized protein LOC141612577: MPAITFDEVDIRDSQEHHDALIITLSMANCTIRKLLVDTGSSVNLIMLKTIENMRFSEKNLQKKTIPLVGFSGETTNSLGEIVIPTYVGGINKQVRYLVIDGPSTYNVILGRLWLHLIMKAVPSTYHQCVKFPTPWGVEEIRGDQEEARGCYKKALKCTASPPT; this comes from the coding sequence ATGCCCGCTATCACCTTCGATGAAGTAGATATCCGCGACAGTCAGGAAcaccatgacgcacttattataaCACTGTCAATGGCCAATTGTACAATAAGGAAGCTCCTGGTAGATACTGGAAGCTCAGTCAATTTGATCATGTTgaaaaccatagagaacatgAGATTCAGCGAGAAGAACCTACAGAAGAAGACCATCCCACTAGTGGGATTCAGTGGGGAAACAACTAACTCACTAGGAGAGATCgtgatcccaacctatgtgggaggaatCAACAAGCAAGTAAGGTACTTAGTCATTGATGGGCCATCCACCTATAATGTCATTCTTGGAAGACTATGGTTACATCTAATAATGAAAGCggtcccctcaacataccatcaatgtgtgaagttCCCTACACCTTGGGGAGTAGAAGAGATACGCGGAGACCAAGAGGAAGCTAGGGgatgctataagaaggcactaaaGTGCACAGCTAGCCCTCCAACATAA
- the LOC141612578 gene encoding serpin-Z2B-like — protein MFKKPKINVANNKQAVEEEILTSNFSIQVAEHVIQQHMSKNKSVVCSPVSIDAVLSILAMGAENSTLEQLLTLLGHDDVRELNTRARKLRAVLDNSHDNNEDAPKISFVNGLWLDQRFSLKAGFQKVLKDVHKTEARVVDFVNRADRVVNEINSWAEQETKGLIKQILSRNNINCDTVLILGNALYFNGNWHNYFKSEHTKDDDFNLLNGGKIRVPMMNQWNEYFEYRTSDSYQVLKMPYKIGDNEDETKLFSMYVFLPREKNGLPNLMKEIKINPNLFVKGLKSVNISHLSIPKFKFECDVELKEPMKQLGLLSPFEQTCKDFSGMTDVVEPIYVSDISQKCFVETNERGTKAAAVTRCRIFIGCAPGSYRPPPPPINFVADHPFMFVIREDVSGAVLFVGTVLDPR, from the coding sequence atgtttaaaaaaccgAAAATCAATGTTGCTAATAATAAGCAAGCCGTAGAAGAAGAAATTTTAACATCAAACTTTTCTATACAAGTCGCCGAACATGTAATCCAACAACATATGTCAAAGAACAAGAGCGTGGTATGCTCACCGGTGTCAATCGACGCGGTTCTAAGCATCCTAGCCATGGGGGCGGAGAATTCGACTCTAGAGCAATTACTTACGTTACTTGGACACGACGACGTGAGGGAATTGAACACTAGGGCACGTAAATTACGTGCGGTCCTCGATAATTCCCACGACAATAATGAAGACGCGCCAAAGATATCGTTTGTTAATGGGTTGTGGTTGGATCAACGGTTTTCGTTGAAGGCCGGGTTTCAGAAAGTTTTGAAGGATGTACATAAGACTGAAGCTAGGGTTGTCGATTTCGTGAATCGGGCTGATCGAGTAGTGAATGAAATAAATTCATGGGCAGAACAAGAAACAAAAGGgttgatcaaacaaattcttTCGAGAAATAATATTAATTGTGATACGGTTTTAATTTTGGGTAATGCATTGTATTTTAACGGAAATTGGCATAATTATTTTAAATCGGAACATACAAAAGATGACGACTTTAATCTACTCAATGGCGGTAAAATTCGAGTTCCAATGATGAATCAATGGAACGAGTACTTTGAGTATCGAACGTCTGATAGTTATCAGGTTCTAAAGATGCCATACAAAATTGGGGACAATGAAGACGAGACGAAGTTATTCTCAATGTACGTCTTTCTCCCACGAGAGAAGAACGGGTTACCAAATCTCATGAAAGAAATTAAGATTAATCCGAATTTGTTTGTCAAGGGGCTCAAGTCTGTGAATATCAGCCATCTTTCAATCCCGAAATTCAAATTTGAATGCGATGTTGAACTTAAAGAACCAATGAAACAATTGGGCTTGTTATCGCCGTTTGAACAAACCTGTAAGGATTTTTCAGGAATGACGGATGTTGTTGAGCCAATCTATGTAAGTGATATATCTCAGAAGTGCTTTGTTGAAACTAATGAACGTGGGACGAAGGCTGCTGCTGTTACTCGGTGTCGAATCTTTATTGGATGTGCACCAGGAAGTTATAGACCGCCGCCGCCTCCAATAAACTTTGTGGCTGATCACCCGTTTATGTTTGTGATCAGGGAAGATGTTTCGGGTGCTGTACTTTTTGTTGGGACGGTGCTTGATCCCCGATAG
- the LOC141612579 gene encoding serpin-ZX-like translates to MVTILAVLAILMLATTLKPVIATRQFNPLLSKMLDNLHIDPVALATPAVAELAAAITPIGRLPLARANPSRFTKINVANKQAVEEEILTSNFSLKVAEHVIQQHMSKNKSVVCSPVSIDAILSILALGAENSTLDQLLTLLGHEDVRELNTRARKLRAVLKNNSHDDNEDAPKISFVNGLWLDQRFSLKAGFKKVLKDVHKTEARVVDFVNRADRVVNEINSWAEQETKGLIKQILSRKNINFDTLLVLGNALYFNRNWHNYFKSEHTKDDDFNLLNGDKIRVPMMNQWNEYFEYRTSNSYQILKMPYKIGDNEDETKLFSMYVFLPREKNGLPNLMKEIKINPNLFVKGLKSVNITHLSIPKFKFECDVELKRANETIGLVIAV, encoded by the exons ATGGTTACTATCTTAGCGGTGTTGGCTATTTTAATGTTAGCCACCACCCTTAAACCCGTCATTGCTACTCGCCAATTTAATCCCCTCTTAAGCAAAATGCTCGATAATTTGCACATCGATCCCGTTGCTTTGGCGACTCCGGCTGTTGCGGAACTTGCAGCTGCTATAACCCCGATTGGACGTCTCCCATTGGCACGTGCAAATCCCTCACGTTTTACG AAAATCAATGTTGCTAATAAGCAAGCCGTAGAAGAAGAAATTTTAACGTCAAACTTTTCTTTAAAAGTTGCCGAACATGTAATTCAACAACATATGTCAAAGAACAAGAGCGTGGTATGCTCACCGGTGTCAATCGACGCGATTCTTAGCATCCTAGCCTTAGGGGCGGAGAATTCGACTCTAGATCAGTTACTTACGTTACTTGGACACGAGGACGTGAGGGAATTAAACACTAGGGCACGTAAATTACGTGCAGTCCTCAAGAATAATTCCCACGACGACAATGAAGACGCGCCAAAGATATCGTTTGTTAATGGGTTGTGGTTAGATCAACGGTTTTCGTTGAAGGCGGGTTTTAAGAAAGTTTTGAAGGATGTCCATAAGACTGAAGCTAGGGTTGTCGATTTCGTGAATCGGGCTGATCGAGTAGTGAATGAAATAAATTCATGGGCTGAACAAGAAACAAAAGGgttgatcaaacaaattctttcgagaaaaaatattaattttgataCGCTTTTAGTATTGGGTAATGCATTGTATTTTAACAGAAATTGGCATAATTATTTTAAATCGGAACATACAAAAGATGACGACTTTAATCTTCTCAATGGTGATAAAATTCGAGTTCCAATGATGAACCAATGGAACGAGTACTTTGAGTATCGAACGTCTAATAGTTATCAGATTCTAAAGATGCCCTACAAAATTGGGGACAATGAAGACGAGACGAAGTTATTCTCAATGTACGTCTTTCTCCCACGAGAGAAGAACGGGTTACCAAATCTCATGAAAGAAATTAAGATTAATCCGAATTTGTTTGTCAAGGGGCTCAAGTCTGTGAATATCACCCATCTTTCAATCCCGAAATTCAAATTTGAATGCGATGTTGAACTTAAAAGAGCCAATGAAACAATTGGGCTTGTTATCGCCGTTTAA
- the LOC141612580 gene encoding serpin-Z2B-like, producing MSKKINMFKKQKINFANKQAVEEEILTSNFSLKVAEHVIQQHMSKNKSVVCSPVSIDAILSILALGAENSTLDQLLTLLGHGDVRELNTRARKLRAVLKNNSHDDNQDAPKISFVNGLWLDKRFSMKTGFQKVLKDVHKTEARVVDFVNRADRVVNEINSWAEQETKGLIKQIFSRNNINFDTLLILGNALYFNGNWHNYFKSEHTKDDDFNLLNGDKIRVPMMNQWNEYFEYRTSDSYQVLKMPYKIGDNEDETKIFSMYVFLPREKNGLPNLMKEIKINPNLFVKGFKSVNISHLSIPKFKFECDVELKEPMKQLGLLSPFEETCKDFSGMTDIVEPIYVSDISQKCFVETNERGTKAAAFTWCQFAPGCIVGSYRPPPPPINFVADHPFMFVIREDVSGAILFIGTVLDPR from the coding sequence ATGTCAAAGAAAatcaacatgtttaaaaaacagAAAATCAATTTTGCTAATAAGCAAGCCGTAGAAGAAGAAATTTTAACGTCAAACTTTTCTTTAAAAGTTGCCGAACATGTAATCCAACAACATATGTCAAAGAACAAGAGCGTTGTATGCTCACCGGTGTCAATCGACGCGATTCTTAGCATCCTAGCCTTAGGGGCGGAAAATTCGACTCTAGATCAGTTACTTACGTTACTTGGACACGGTGACGTGAGGGAATTAAACACTAGGGCACGTAAATTACGTGCAGTCCTCAAGAATAATTCCCACGACGACAATCAAGACGCGCCAAAGATATCGTTTGTTAATGGGTTGTGGTTAGATAAACGGTTTTCGATGAAGACGGGGTTTCAGAAAGTTTTGAAGGATGTCCATAAGACTGAGGCTAGGGTTGTCGATTTCGTGAATCGGGCTGATCGAGTAGTGAATGAAATAAATTCATGGGCTGAACAAGAAACAAAAGGGTTGATCAAACAAATTTTTTCGagaaataatattaattttgataCGCTTTTAATTTTGGGTAATGCATTGTATTTTAATGGAAATTGGCATAATTATTTTAAATCGGAACATACAAAAGATGACGACTTTAATCTTCTCAATGGCGATAAAATTCGCGTTCCAATGATGAACCAATGGAACGAGTACTTTGAGTATCGAACGTCTGATAGTTATCAGGTTCTAAAGATGCCCTACAAAATTGGGGACAATGAAGACGAGACGAAGATATTCTCAATGTACGTCTTTCTCCCACGAGAGAAGAACGGGTTACCAAATCTCATGAAAGAAATCAAGATTAATCCGAATTTGTTTGTCAAGGGGTTCAAATCTGTGAATATCAGCCATCTTTCAATCCCGAAATTCAAATTTGAATGCGATGTTGAACTTAAAGAGCCAATGAAACAATTGGGCTTATTATCGCCGTTTGAAGAAACCTGTAAGGATTTTTCAGGGATGACGGACATTGTTGAGCCAATTTATGTAAGTGATATATCTCAGAAGTGCTTTGTTGAAACTAATGAACGTGGGACGAAGGCGGCTGCTTTCACTTGGTGTCAATTCGCTCCTGGATGTATAGTAGGAAGTTATAGACCGCCGCCGCCTCCAATAAACTTTGTGGCCGATCACCCGTTTATGTTTGTGATCAGGGAAGATGTTTCGGGTGCTATACTTTTTATTGGGACGGTGCTTGATCCCCGATAG